From the Lathyrus oleraceus cultivar Zhongwan6 chromosome 4, CAAS_Psat_ZW6_1.0, whole genome shotgun sequence genome, one window contains:
- the LOC127138620 gene encoding xyloglucan endotransglucosylase protein 7, translated as MATRIPIGLLFVAFFVATYATNNFNQYFDITWGDGRGKILNNGQLLTLSLDKASGSGFRSKNEYLFGKIDMQLKLVPGNSAGTVTTYYLSSLGDAHDEIDFEFLGNLSGDPYIVHTNIYAQGKGNKEQQFYLWFDPTKDFHTYSILWNPQSIIFSVDGTPLREFKNLESKGIPFPRSQAMSIYSSLWDADNWATRGGLVKTDWAQAPFTASYGNFNIQACVWTSSSGSSCSSKTPSSSNQSWMKQSLDSTGHARIQWVQKNYMIYNYCTDTKRFPQGLPPECSVA; from the exons ATGGCAACTAGAATACCTATTGGCCTACTTTTTGTAGCATTTTTTGTAGCAACCTATGCTACTAATAATTTCAACCAATACTTTGACATAACATGGGGTGATGGTCGTGGCAAAATCCTCAACAACGGTCAACTTCTTACTCTATCTTTGGACAAAGCCTCTGGCTCTGGATTTCGTTCCAAAAATGAATACCTGTTTGGAAAAATCGACATGCAACTAAAGCTTGTGCCTGGTAACTCTGCTGGAACAGTCACAACTTATTAT CTATCTTCTCTTGGAGATGCTCATGATGAAATAGATTTTGAATTTCTTGGTAACTTAAGTGGTGATCCTTATATTGTTCATACAAACATTTATGCACAAGGGAAAGGAAACAAAGAACAACAATTTTACCTGTGGTTTGATCCCACCAAGGACTTTCACACCTACTCCATTCTTTGGAATCCTCAAAGCATCAT ATTTTCTGTGGATGGGACTCCTCTAAGGGAATTCAAGAATTTGGAATCAAAAGGTATTCCTTTTCCAAGAAGCCAGGCAATGAGTATATATTCAAGCCTTTGGGATGCTGATAATTGGGCCACAAGGGGAGGCCTAGTGAAAACAGATTGGGCCCAAGCCCCATTCACTGCTTCATATGGAAACTTCAACATCCAAGCTTGTGTTTGGACTTCTTCTTCAGGCTCATCTTGCTCTTCCAAAACTCCATCTTCAAGTAATCAATCATGGATGAAACAGTCTTTGGATTCAACAGGACATGCTAGGATTCAATGGGTGCAAAAGAATTACATGATTTACAATTATTGTACCGATACTAAACGATTTCCTCAAGGCCTCCCTCCTGAATGCTCAGTTGCATAA
- the LOC127138619 gene encoding uncharacterized protein LOC127138619 isoform X2 has product MRTVTTGDPLLAALHSNRPENTAIKPQNHNLNLINATSTLWRRRWTAFASGSKPPIPVSNNTDIRDSTEQIWLTCFYFSWKWFSRLVSCYLLLSLNLVAVASEYPIPSTYACEDITNYYSPVKHLRLKGEALKRKLNSIIAPHRSLSYQEVWDALKILDAADIDNPEASLGIVEIYSLRVVSKGLSGKPQGWNREHLWPRSYGLTTVPSLTDLQNIRPADVNVNSSRGNKYYGECITSSPKCLRPANKEAASDTEADKRIWAPPKQVRGDIARALMYMAVCYGFQQPGGSPALRLSDTPNVDSSKWWSMMIAL; this is encoded by the exons ATGAGGACGGTCACCACAGGCGACCCATTACTTGCCGCACTTCATTCAAATCGACCTGAAAACACAGCAATTAAACCTCAAAATCACAATCTCAATCTCATAAACGCAACATCAACCTTGTGGCGCCGTCGTTGGACTGCCTTTGCAAGCGGCTCAAAACCTCCGATTCCCGTTTCTAACAACACTGACATCAG GGACTCGACGGAACAGATATGGCTAACATGTTTTTATTTCTCGTGGAAATGGTTTTCTAGACTTGTTTCCTGTTACTTGTTATTATCTCTTAATCTGGTTGCTGTGGCCTCTGAATATCCAATACCCTCTACTTATGCCTGTGAGGACATTACCAATTACTATTCCCCTGTGAAGCATTTGAGATTAAAAGGTGAAGCACTCAAGAGAAAATTGAATAGTATCATTGCTCCACATCGTTCATTGTCCTACCAAGAG GTGTGGGATGCTCTCAAAATTCTTGATGCTGCTGATATTGATAATCCGGAAGCTTCATTGGGAAT AGTTGAAATATATTCTCTGAGAGTTGTTTCGAAGGGGTTATCTGGAAAACCACAAGGATGGAATA GGGAGCATCTTTGGCCTCGTTCTTATGGGCTGACAACTGTTCCATCTTTGACTGATTTACAAAACATTCGCCCTGCTGACGTTAATG TGAATTCATCAAGGGGAAACAAGTACTATGGGGAATGCATAACTAGCTCGCCCAAATGTTTGAGGCCAGCCAACAAAGAAGCTGCTTCGGACACGGAAGCAGACAAGAGGATCTGGGCACCACCTAAGCAG GTTAGGGGAGATATTGCAAGAGCGTTAATGTACATGGCAGTCTGTTATGGGTTTCAACAACCAGGGGGAAGTCCTGCTCTTCGTCTTTCGGACACTCCAAATGTTG ATAGTTCTAAATGGTGGTCGATGATGATAGCCTTATAA
- the LOC127138619 gene encoding uncharacterized protein LOC127138619 isoform X1, with the protein MRTVTTGDPLLAALHSNRPENTAIKPQNHNLNLINATSTLWRRRWTAFASGSKPPIPVSNNTDIRDSTEQIWLTCFYFSWKWFSRLVSCYLLLSLNLVAVASEYPIPSTYACEDITNYYSPVKHLRLKGEALKRKLNSIIAPHRSLSYQEVWDALKILDAADIDNPEASLGIVEIYSLRVVSKGLSGKPQGWNREHLWPRSYGLTTVPSLTDLQNIRPADVNVNSSRGNKYYGECITSSPKCLRPANKEAASDTEADKRIWAPPKQVRGDIARALMYMAVCYGFQQPGGSPALRLSDTPNVENREMGLLSTLLEWNEVDPPSREEKLRNERICKFYQHNRNPFVDHPEYAKLIWKSVISRRTPHNNSDDKGKELGRVSQPPHL; encoded by the exons ATGAGGACGGTCACCACAGGCGACCCATTACTTGCCGCACTTCATTCAAATCGACCTGAAAACACAGCAATTAAACCTCAAAATCACAATCTCAATCTCATAAACGCAACATCAACCTTGTGGCGCCGTCGTTGGACTGCCTTTGCAAGCGGCTCAAAACCTCCGATTCCCGTTTCTAACAACACTGACATCAG GGACTCGACGGAACAGATATGGCTAACATGTTTTTATTTCTCGTGGAAATGGTTTTCTAGACTTGTTTCCTGTTACTTGTTATTATCTCTTAATCTGGTTGCTGTGGCCTCTGAATATCCAATACCCTCTACTTATGCCTGTGAGGACATTACCAATTACTATTCCCCTGTGAAGCATTTGAGATTAAAAGGTGAAGCACTCAAGAGAAAATTGAATAGTATCATTGCTCCACATCGTTCATTGTCCTACCAAGAG GTGTGGGATGCTCTCAAAATTCTTGATGCTGCTGATATTGATAATCCGGAAGCTTCATTGGGAAT AGTTGAAATATATTCTCTGAGAGTTGTTTCGAAGGGGTTATCTGGAAAACCACAAGGATGGAATA GGGAGCATCTTTGGCCTCGTTCTTATGGGCTGACAACTGTTCCATCTTTGACTGATTTACAAAACATTCGCCCTGCTGACGTTAATG TGAATTCATCAAGGGGAAACAAGTACTATGGGGAATGCATAACTAGCTCGCCCAAATGTTTGAGGCCAGCCAACAAAGAAGCTGCTTCGGACACGGAAGCAGACAAGAGGATCTGGGCACCACCTAAGCAG GTTAGGGGAGATATTGCAAGAGCGTTAATGTACATGGCAGTCTGTTATGGGTTTCAACAACCAGGGGGAAGTCCTGCTCTTCGTCTTTCGGACACTCCAAATGTTG AAAACAGAGAGATGGGACTGCTTTCGACATTATTAGAATGGAATGAAGTCGATCCACCTTCAAGGGAAGAGAAACTGAGAAATGAAAGGATATGCAAATTTTATCAGCATAATCGGAATCCTTTTGTTGATCATCCGGAGTATGC CAAACTTATATGGAAGAGTGTCATTTCAAGACGTACTCCTCATAATAATAGTGATGATAAAGGAAAAGAATTAGGACGAGTGTCTCAACCACCTCACTTGTA A